The DNA window taaaaTTGTTTTCTTAATGCTTTTCTAGGCACATATCGATTAGCAACTTcttaattatatatttgttaatgTTTTTCTATCTACATCAATGTTTTTATAGTGACATGGTCGTGCAATCACGCAGGATACACTAATCAGTCAAAACAGAGTAATAGGTTTTGATGCGGAGGAAGCTGAAATAATTGATCATCTCACGCAAAGTAGAGACAAGCTTGACGTTATGTCCATCGTGGGCATACCTGGTCAGGGGAAGACAACCTTGGCATGGAAGATTTATCAGAACAAGTCCATCTGTACTCATTTTCACATTCGCATTTGGGTTTCAATCTCTCAAGTGTTCAACAGCAAGGACGTGTTCCTCCAAATCCTCAAGAAGTTCAGCTCGACTCATGACACCTCGAGTCTCAATGATGACGAGCTGGCTCAAACAGTTCACTCGTGTTTGAAGAATGAGAAGTTCTTGTTAGTGTTGGATGATGTATGGAGTGTTGATGCATGGAAAAAGATCCAGGCAGTTCTTCCATCAGACAATGTGGAGGGTAAAGTCCTCATTACCACCCGAGAGAAAGCCGTTGGCGAAGAATCTAAAGTTTTTACAACTCCACACTATCTCAATCTCCTAGCTTTGGATAAGAGTTGGGAGCTCCTCCAACATGAGGTGTTTGGAGATTTGAATAAGTGTCCAGAAAATTTGAAGGCCATTGGGGAACAAATAGCCAACAAGTGTGATGGAGTGCCACTGATGATAGTTCTCATCGGAGGTATTCTTAAGACCAAACTCCTGAATTATCGATTCACAGTTGAGCAAGAGTGGACGACGATAGCTCAAAGTGTGAGTGAAGCCTTACAGCACAGAGCAAAACATATAACACAAGTGGTGGAGTTGAGCTACCACATATTGCCTGATGACTTGAGAGAGTGCTTTGTTTTCTTGGGTGTATTTCCAGAGGATTATGAGATTCCAGCTAAGATGTTGTGTGGGCTATGGATTTCTGAAGGATTTGTACTGCCCAGAAGAGGGAGAAGCATTGAGGAAAGTGCGGAGGAGAATATGAATGATCTCATCAGCAGGAACTTGCTCAAAGTCGAGAAAACCAATCACATGGGTAAAGTTAAAACATGTCGTGTTCATGATATGATACGTGCATTCTGCATATCCATAATTAAAGACGAGAATTTATGTGATGAGGTTATACCATCATCTGATATTGGGGAACTTGAACCTTCAGGTTCTCAGCTACAAAAGTCTCGCCGTCTTTGTTTCCGCTCAGATCTGTCTACCTTCCTGTCTAAAAACCCATCTGGTCCCCATGTTCGTTCGTTTTTGTGTTTCTACGAGAGGTCTGTCAAGCTGGAGTCGAAGTATCTAGCAGTTATACCAGACGGATTCAGAAAGCTTAGGATTCTGGAGTTTAAGTGCATCGAATTGGAACAGTTTCCTGGAAATGTTGTCAAGCTAGTCCATCTTAGGTACCTCACCTTATATATTGAAACTCTCAAAGCTATTCCCGGGTCAATCACCCAGCTATGGAACCTACAATCTCTTGTAGTTGAGACCAAGTCTCCTTCCATTACGATGAAAGCAGATTTGTGGAGAATGGTGCGGCTGAGGTATCTCAAGACGAGTGCAGCTATTTTCCTAGATAGTACTAAATCTGATGGCGAAGCAGGGCAGAACCTTCATACGTTGAAGAGATTGGCACCCGGATCTTGCACTGATGTTGTCTCCAAAAAGGCTGTAAACCTCAAGAGCTTGGGGATTTCTGGGAAACTGGcctccatttttgaaaataactTCCTACAAAAATTGCATCATCTCCAAAATCTGAAGCTTTATGAACAGCCATCTGAAGATATGTTGTGTGGTCGTCCCCTCCGAAGCCGTTTCCCGCCAAATCTCAAGAGGCTGACACTAATGAATACATCCCTCGAATGGAAGCACATCTCCACGTTGGCCATGATCAAGACCCTCGAGGCCCTTAAGCTAAAAGACAATGCATTTGTTGGAGTGACCTGGAATCTTGGCAGTGACACCTTTCTAAATCTCCAACTCCTGCTGATTGTGCAAGCAGATTTGTTTCGGTGGAAGGCCATGCCCGGGGCTTGTCCTAATCTCAGGTTTCTCGTGgttaaaaaatgtgaaaaccTCCAAGCAATCCCAGAGTGTCTTGGAACGAATCTGGAGACATTGGAAATAGAGAATGTTCGTTCTGATTTGGTTCAGTCTGCCGTGAAGATTGAAGAGCAACAGAAGCAACCGCGCCCTAGCAAAAATGAGGTGCCTCTTAAACTCATCGTTGGTCCGGTTGCAGCAGCATTGATGAGGTGAGTTTGgaattttactaaaaaaaaacatttgtcAAATGTCTGGATTTCATTGGAAACGACTTGTTCATCTGTGCAGGCAGGCATGAAGCAGCATGAAATGAAAATCAAGTTCAGCAATACTGATGATGGTGTGATTGGTCTTGCGCTTTGTTCGAATAAATTACTGTATTTTCCAATTCAAGATGAAAGACGTCATTTGTTACATTTCCATATTTAAACAATGCATTTCTGTGGTGTGGTTACTCAAAAACATTCTACTTTCACCGTTAATAATCAtcgtttgtttgtttgtttgtttgtttgtttgtgtctAATCTGTTTCACTTGCACATTTGCAACTAGTGTGGTCCTCAGTCGTTTTCAAGTCCATTACTAGTATATAGCACAACTGCACAAGAAACAAACGTGTTATACAAATAAGTAATAACTCACTTTGCCTAATTATTCATCTTAGTCTTCTAATGAGCTAATTGTCATTTTAATActaatttcttttacttttaatCATTTCCATAATTTTATAAgttggaaaataaaattatctttcAACAATTGTCCCACATATCAAAACTGATGTGGCACAAAACCACATTATTCGAACAAAATAACTTCATTTTACGTTTACATCAATCATCATATTGGATTTTGTCATAATCCCGGGCCCGTCTAATAAAAACAACACATCTTTAGATGAcatgtattttaatatataattactaATGTACGAGACACTTATAAAATCATATGATTGAAGTATTTTTACTCATATCACGTTAGATGGAAAAGTActtacaaaaaatgaaattatccATTTATATGAGACtgtactttaaaaaaataattaaaagaacATAATCAAAATGAATTGGGAGTGATACAAAGACCTAATAAAATAGGTTTGCAGGACCTAATGAATAAAATGTACTGGACCTCTTAGATTcgttttttctatttatttttatttgattgttcaAATTGTTCTTTTCATTCATGTATTTGAGTAAAGGGGTAAAAATGAACTTTAGGTAAGTATGCAAAATTAattatactagtaataattTTTGTACATATTGTGAACTAAATGCTATGCGGCCGTGTATATAAATGAAAAGAAATGCCATTGTGTACTAAAGATCACATAAAAGTTATCCTTTGCACTCGTATCTTTTTATTAAAGAAAAGCTTTTCATTTTTATGGAATTTGAATTGGAAATATTCTCTTTTGTGAATAGGGTAAATatgtaaattaaaaaatacaaaaaatggaTTAATATCTAAactttgaaaaattaataaatataacaaaattacCCCATATATACAATTATGTTGATTTATTAATCCATATTGAAAAAATTAAACCATGGCtattcaaattaaataccactactactagtaattatttATGTATCCAATTAGATATGTTGGTTCtatatttttgaatttgtttaaataGTGGAGTAGAATATTTAGGAGATTTTAAGATCAGTTAAACCCTAAACCTTCACCACCATTCCGCATTTTGTCGAACTTATACTGCACAAAACTTGTTGCTGTCGATCGACATGGATTTGGACGATCTCGACGACGGCCCGAAGCAGGCCTCGACCCGGGCTTCTCGCTTCGCGCCTAAGGGAGCGAAATTCCAACCCAAACCCAAGCCGAAAGCGGAACCTCCATCTTCATCGGCATCTTTGTCACTGCCGCCgcccaagaaggaagaactcGACGTCAAGCCCGATATCAAGCCCTATATAAAGCCCGAACACGACGATAACGGTGCAGCAAAAATGGAGGTGGATGATGAACCAGAGGATACTGAATTCAGAGATGGagatgaagatgaagttgttcgAGAATTCGATGTCTATTTTTCTCCTTCGATTGATATCGAGACACAGGTAATTAGCCGTGATTGTTCTTCTTTTTGATGAACTTTGCATTGACGATGGAATTCTAATGATTGTGCATTATCGATTTTTATTCCTTAGTTATATCTGCTTCAATATCCACTTAGGCAGCCATGGAGACCGTAtgaattggatttggatggtaGATGCCAAGAGGTTTGCAAAACTTTCTATAAATGACTGAATTGGTAATGTTTGTAATATTGCCTAAATTTGTGAAATATTTTAGGTGAGAGTGAAGCAAGCAAGTAGAGAAGTGGAAATTGATTTAGCCATTGATGTTGACTCCGCAAATTATGATAATGATGCTGATCCCCAAATCCAGATGAAGAAACAggttttctaattttatgtttaaaagTTTGTCATTGTTATTGCTTTCTTGAGA is part of the Salvia splendens isolate huo1 chromosome 6, SspV2, whole genome shotgun sequence genome and encodes:
- the LOC121807209 gene encoding putative late blight resistance protein homolog R1A-10 isoform X2, which translates into the protein MAEAAVTFLLEQLKEVVVAYADLIGEAESEFEQLNHDLDLLKAFLKQMAKNKKKDEMLKLLKRRIRVVVYEVEDTIDTCLTKAIQLKARNHPILGCLTDTNNSAGLALAKEVRALIEQKLAPLYKDAEKFAIMRIIADGARIADEPSTDMSTRDTLISQNRVIGFDAEEAEIIDHLTQSRDKLDVMSIVGIPGQGKTTLAWKIYQNKSICTHFHIRIWVSISQVFNSKDVFLQILKKFSSTHDTSSLNDDELAQTVHSCLKNEKFLLVLDDVWSVDAWKKIQAVLPSDNVEGKVLITTREKAVGEESKVFTTPHYLNLLALDKSWELLQHEVFGDLNKCPENLKAIGEQIANKCDGVPLMIVLIGGILKTKLLNYRFTVEQEWTTIAQSVSEALQHRAKHITQVVELSYHILPDDLRECFVFLGVFPEDYEIPAKMLCGLWISEGFVLPRRGRSIEESAEENMNDLISRNLLKVEKTNHMGKVKTCRVHDMIRAFCISIIKDENLCDEVIPSSDIGELEPSGSQLQKSRRLCFRSDLSTFLSKNPSGPHVRSFLCFYERSVKLESKYLAVIPDGFRKLRILEFKCIELEQFPGNVVKLVHLRYLTLYIETLKAIPGSITQLWNLQSLVVETKSPSITMKADLWRMVRLRYLKTSAAIFLDSTKSDGEAGQNLHTLKRLAPGSCTDVVSKKAVNLKSLGISGKLASIFENNFLQKLHHLQNLKLYEQPSEDMLCGRPLRSRFPPNLKRLTLMNTSLEWKHISTLAMIKTLEALKLKDNAFVGVTWNLGSDTFLNLQLLLIVQADLFRWKAMPGACPNLRFLVVKKCENLQAIPECLGTNLETLEIENVRSDLVQSAVKIEEQQKQPRPSKNEVPLKLIVGPVAAALMRQA
- the LOC121807209 gene encoding putative late blight resistance protein homolog R1A-10 isoform X1 is translated as MAEAAVTFLLEQLKEVVVAYADLIGEAESEFEQLNHDLDLLKAFLKQMAKNKKKDEMLKLLKRRIRVVVYEVEDTIDTCLTKAIQLKARNHPILGCLTDTNNSAGLALAKEVRALIEQKLAPLYKDAEKFAIMRIIADGARIADEPSTDMSTRDTLISQNRVIGFDAEEAEIIDHLTQSRDKLDVMSIVGIPGQGKTTLAWKIYQNKSICTHFHIRIWVSISQVFNSKDVFLQILKKFSSTHDTSSLNDDELAQTVHSCLKNEKFLLVLDDVWSVDAWKKIQAVLPSDNVEGKVLITTREKAVGEESKVFTTPHYLNLLALDKSWELLQHEVFGDLNKCPENLKAIGEQIANKCDGVPLMIVLIGGILKTKLLNYRFTVEQEWTTIAQSVSEALQHRAKHITQVVELSYHILPDDLRECFVFLGVFPEDYEIPAKMLCGLWISEGFVLPRRGRSIEESAEENMNDLISRNLLKVEKTNHMGKVKTCRVHDMIRAFCISIIKDENLCDEVIPSSDIGELEPSGSQLQKSRRLCFRSDLSTFLSKNPSGPHVRSFLCFYERSVKLESKYLAVIPDGFRKLRILEFKCIELEQFPGNVVKLVHLRYLTLYIETLKAIPGSITQLWNLQSLVVETKSPSITMKADLWRMVRLRYLKTSAAIFLDSTKSDGEAGQNLHTLKRLAPGSCTDVVSKKAVNLKSLGISGKLASIFENNFLQKLHHLQNLKLYEQPSEDMLCGRPLRSRFPPNLKRLTLMNTSLEWKHISTLAMIKTLEALKLKDNAFVGVTWNLGSDTFLNLQLLLIVQADLFRWKAMPGACPNLRFLVVKKCENLQAIPECLGTNLETLEIENVRSDLVQSAVKIEEQQKQPRPSKNEVPLKLIVGPVAAALMRHEAA
- the LOC121807209 gene encoding putative late blight resistance protein homolog R1A-10 isoform X3: MAEAAVTFLLEQLKEVVVAYADLIGEAESEFEQLNHDLDLLKAFLKQMAKNKKKDEMLKLLKRRIRVVVYEVEDTIDTCLTKAIQLKARNHPILGCLTDTNNSAGLALAKEVRALIEQKLAPLYKDAEKFAIMRIIADGARIADEPSTDMSTRDTLISQNRVIGFDAEEAEIIDHLTQSRDKLDVMSIVGIPGQGKTTLAWKIYQNKSICTHFHIRIWVSISQVFNSKDVFLQILKKFSSTHDTSSLNDDELAQTVHSCLKNEKFLLVLDDVWSVDAWKKIQAVLPSDNVEGKVLITTREKAVGEESKVFTTPHYLNLLALDKSWELLQHEVFGDLNKCPENLKAIGEQIANKCDGVPLMIVLIGGILKTKLLNYRFTVEQEWTTIAQSVSEALQHRAKHITQVVELSYHILPDDLRECFVFLGVFPEDYEIPAKMLCGLWISEGFVLPRRGRSIEESAEENMNDLISRNLLKVEKTNHMGSQLQKSRRLCFRSDLSTFLSKNPSGPHVRSFLCFYERSVKLESKYLAVIPDGFRKLRILEFKCIELEQFPGNVVKLVHLRYLTLYIETLKAIPGSITQLWNLQSLVVETKSPSITMKADLWRMVRLRYLKTSAAIFLDSTKSDGEAGQNLHTLKRLAPGSCTDVVSKKAVNLKSLGISGKLASIFENNFLQKLHHLQNLKLYEQPSEDMLCGRPLRSRFPPNLKRLTLMNTSLEWKHISTLAMIKTLEALKLKDNAFVGVTWNLGSDTFLNLQLLLIVQADLFRWKAMPGACPNLRFLVVKKCENLQAIPECLGTNLETLEIENVRSDLVQSAVKIEEQQKQPRPSKNEVPLKLIVGPVAAALMRHEAA